A stretch of DNA from Chitinivorax sp. B:
TCGATAATGAAATCCAGCATGTTATCTACTCCTAAGTTTATGGGTTGCTGCAAAAACTGCTGCCACCCGCTGGTGGGTGGCGAGCATGAATTTTTAGAATTTTAGAGTATCACAAACCCTCATGCATTAGAACTTATATGATGCCGAACCATAAAAAGTTCTACCTAACGGATCGGTATATCGATTGTCAAATCCCAACTGATGACCGCCCTGCGTCTTAATGGTAAACGGGGGGCGAGCATTGGACAGATTCTTTATACCAAGTGTCAACTCCAGCGACTTGATACCGGTATATCTGGTTTGCCAATCATAAGTACGATAACCACTGACATAGCGGGTCAACTTGTAAGTCTGCCCGGTTGCCAAATTATCAACGTCCTGTGGCTGATCCCAATACCCTGATTTGTAATTAATTGTCAGCGTATTGGCAAATTTACCAACATCCCAAGTATTAATCAATTTGCCTGAGAAATTGAAAGTGACCGCCGAATCGTTATACCGACCAAGGTTGGTGAAAAATCCATCTCCAGGCGTGCGTTCATACCTATTCTTGAGCATGTAGGTGGCAATCAGCTGACTACCAAAACGACCAATCCCCGTATTGAATGAGACTTTTGAGTCAAAATCGACACCACGTATCTTTTTATCACCTAAGTTATTGTTTTTTAGTAGTATTGCTAGATTTGTCGCTTTTGACAATGGATCAGTATATAGGACATACAGGTCACGATACTTATCCCCATTCCCCATTACAACATCTTCTTGAATTTGCCCAATTGTATCTTTTAATCTGACATTCCAAACATCCAAACCCAGAGAAACGTTTGAATTAGGTTCGAAGCGGAAGCCAATTGTCCATTGCTGTGTTTTCTCTGGCTTGAGGTCCGGATTACCAGCAACATAGACATTATATTGCGACCCAGGCGGTTGACAGTATTGCGCCAAAGGATCAGATGCAGTGAATGGGCAATTATATGTTCCACCAGTCACCCCAAATAGTTGCCTTACGTCCAACATTTGTGCAACCGATGGCGCCTTGAAACCACTTCCGACTGATCCACGGAAAAGGAGACTATTGACAGGTTGAAACCGAGCCGACACTTTGTAGTTTGTCGAGCCACCGATTTTCTGATATCGGTCATGCCTTACTGACCCCGTCAACTCCAAATTTTTGATCACTGGTGCCGCAATTTCCGCAAATGTTCCCCAGGCGTTTCGGTTTTTATCCCAACCAAGATCCTGAGAATCATCACCAGCAATACCATTTGTTACTCCTTGCGCCAGTTCACTAGGAGTATATTTTGTACCCTCACGCCACGCATTCACCCCAACACCAAGTTGAACAGGGCCACCTCGGGCCTCCACTATCTCTCTTGACCCATGTAGATCAAAGAAAGTCAAGGAGCTTTCCCTTTCCTTGAATACACCTTTGGATAGCGAATTTGCAATTGCCGCAGCGCCTGTAGGAGTCTGACTACCCGGCTCTACAAAAGGGTTGATGGCACCAGCGCTTAATGCTGCATCCAGTTCATTCCGTTTTAACCAACCGGAAAGATGGGTTTGAGTCCATTCATTGGTTGAATGCGTAAGAGAAGAAGTATAGTCCCAACCGACAATGGTACCTCTTAGCCCTAAATTCAGATGTTTAGCGATGTTCTCATCTTCAGTGGTTCGATGTCCGGCATCTGAAGCACGCCACCGAGCACTGACATCGCCCGTTGCGCCCAGTGATTGCGCAACACCATAAAATGGCGATGTAGTAGGAACAGGAATGTCAACTGGAGCAGGGGCAATTCGAGAGGTAATGACATATTTTGAATACATCGCATCAGCGAACAATGTATGTTTGTCACCCAATGCCTTGGTTAACGTGACCAGAAAATTGTCACGCTTTGCTTCTGGGAAAATTTCAATCGTACTGGTGTAGTCGAAGTAGCAGGCTGTACCCACCTGCTGATGAGCTGAAGGACATGTCCCGTTTGCAGCCAGATAAGGATTTTGAAGTACTCCATTGATCAAAACGTTAGCTGGAACACTACGTGTTGAGCCATTGAAAAACTCGTGAGGTTGACCTTCATGGTCAAACTTCAGGATACCGGTCTTAGCATAATCCCGATCGGTCGCTTTCAGTTGCCTTGTCTGGTCATGGCTAAATGCTGCCATGATATTGAAGCCCTGCGTTTCAAGGTCACCAAACCCCTTGGTCACGGAAAAACGTGTTTCACCACCGCCATCTCCTGATGGACGGGCAGCTGAAATGGAAATATCTCCCGATGTCTGATTGTTTCGTAATATGAAATTGATCACACCAGCCACGGCATCTGAGCCATAAAGCGCAGATGCACCATCTGTCAGCACCTCGACACGCTCAACGGCCGCCAGTGGGATTGTGTTCAAATCAATACCGGCCAATGCACCGGTCATTTCCTGGCCTGCGAACGTTGCGACACGCCGGCCATTCAACAATACCAATGTGCGGGTCTCACCAACATTATGAATTGAAGCGCCTGCAAAGCCGTTGCCACCGCCACCGGCCGACTCCGAAACCGCGGTAAATCCTTGAATAGCTGGTAACTTTTGAATGAGCTCAGTGACAGAGGTCGCCCCTGTCTTCTCAATCTCACTTCGCTTCATCACCTGAACAGGTATTGCCCCCTCTTTAGCAATACGCTTGATGCTAGATCCCGTAACTTCGATTCTCTCTGCTTTTTTTGGTGTTTCTGCTTCTTCAGCGAATACAACGG
This window harbors:
- a CDS encoding TonB-dependent receptor, translated to MKKKRLACAIAAIGYVGGIVSPVVFAEEAETPKKAERIEVTGSSIKRIAKEGAIPVQVMKRSEIEKTGATSVTELIQKLPAIQGFTAVSESAGGGGNGFAGASIHNVGETRTLVLLNGRRVATFAGQEMTGALAGIDLNTIPLAAVERVEVLTDGASALYGSDAVAGVINFILRNNQTSGDISISAARPSGDGGGETRFSVTKGFGDLETQGFNIMAAFSHDQTRQLKATDRDYAKTGILKFDHEGQPHEFFNGSTRSVPANVLINGVLQNPYLAANGTCPSAHQQVGTACYFDYTSTIEIFPEAKRDNFLVTLTKALGDKHTLFADAMYSKYVITSRIAPAPVDIPVPTTSPFYGVAQSLGATGDVSARWRASDAGHRTTEDENIAKHLNLGLRGTIVGWDYTSSLTHSTNEWTQTHLSGWLKRNELDAALSAGAINPFVEPGSQTPTGAAAIANSLSKGVFKERESSLTFFDLHGSREIVEARGGPVQLGVGVNAWREGTKYTPSELAQGVTNGIAGDDSQDLGWDKNRNAWGTFAEIAAPVIKNLELTGSVRHDRYQKIGGSTNYKVSARFQPVNSLLFRGSVGSGFKAPSVAQMLDVRQLFGVTGGTYNCPFTASDPLAQYCQPPGSQYNVYVAGNPDLKPEKTQQWTIGFRFEPNSNVSLGLDVWNVRLKDTIGQIQEDVVMGNGDKYRDLYVLYTDPLSKATNLAILLKNNNLGDKKIRGVDFDSKVSFNTGIGRFGSQLIATYMLKNRYERTPGDGFFTNLGRYNDSAVTFNFSGKLINTWDVGKFANTLTINYKSGYWDQPQDVDNLATGQTYKLTRYVSGYRTYDWQTRYTGIKSLELTLGIKNLSNARPPFTIKTQGGHQLGFDNRYTDPLGRTFYGSASYKF